A region from the Desmospora profundinema genome encodes:
- the msrB gene encoding peptide-methionine (R)-S-oxide reductase MsrB encodes MVKPDREALKKRLTPMQYQVTQENGTEPPFRNEYWDNKREGIYVDIVSGEPLFNSTDQYDAGCGWPSFTRPIQKEEIEEREDRSHGMFRTEVRSKTADSHLGHVFPDGPGPEGLRYCINSAALRFIPKEELEQEGYGKYRKLFKTTGDQ; translated from the coding sequence ATGGTGAAGCCGGATCGCGAAGCCTTAAAAAAGCGGCTGACCCCGATGCAGTATCAAGTGACGCAGGAAAACGGAACGGAACCGCCGTTTCGAAACGAATACTGGGACAACAAACGGGAAGGGATCTACGTCGACATCGTCTCAGGGGAGCCCCTGTTCAACTCGACGGATCAATACGATGCCGGTTGCGGCTGGCCCAGCTTCACCCGGCCGATTCAAAAGGAAGAGATCGAGGAACGGGAGGACCGAAGCCACGGCATGTTCCGCACCGAAGTGCGCAGCAAAACCGCCGACTCCCACCTGGGCCACGTCTTTCCCGACGGCCCCGGACCGGAAGGCCTGCGCTACTGCATCAACTCCGCCGCCCTGCGTTTTATTCCCAAGGAGGAGTTGGAGCAGGAAGGATATGGGAAGTATCGGAAGTTGTTTAAAACCACCGGCGATCAATAA
- a CDS encoding alpha/beta hydrolase — protein sequence MDQRYLKRTIVNGEVESSHLGETRSIQVYLPPEHDDHASYPVLYLQDGDDYLNLGRLATQANRLILDGEIRPFAAVAIPVDKEKRTSEYAPVGERHQPYLRFFTDELLPYVEGEFPVAAIPGERVLGGSSLGGTVSLHLALQNPQQFHRILSQSGAFLEPTLEAIRHTDSLSHLEIYQTIGKAETAVPTHIGNLDLLSRNREVHRALQEKDARIHYTEQDGNHTWGFWQKDLPQALAFFFGM from the coding sequence ATGGACCAGCGATACTTGAAACGGACGATTGTCAATGGAGAAGTGGAAAGCAGCCACCTGGGGGAAACCCGAAGCATTCAAGTGTATCTCCCGCCGGAACATGACGACCATGCTTCCTATCCCGTTCTCTATCTCCAGGACGGTGACGATTATTTAAACTTGGGCCGATTGGCCACACAGGCCAACCGGTTGATCCTGGACGGAGAGATCCGCCCCTTTGCAGCCGTGGCCATACCGGTGGATAAGGAGAAGCGAACATCTGAGTACGCCCCGGTCGGTGAACGCCACCAACCTTATCTTCGCTTTTTTACGGATGAACTCCTGCCTTATGTAGAAGGCGAGTTTCCCGTTGCAGCCATTCCCGGAGAACGTGTGCTGGGCGGTTCCTCCCTGGGAGGGACGGTCTCTCTCCATCTGGCCCTTCAGAATCCGCAGCAATTTCACCGGATTCTGTCCCAATCCGGTGCGTTTCTGGAACCGACGCTGGAAGCGATCCGTCACACCGATTCCTTGTCCCACCTGGAGATTTATCAAACGATCGGGAAAGCGGAAACAGCAGTCCCCACCCATATAGGTAATTTGGATCTGCTGAGTCGCAACCGCGAAGTCCACCGCGCCCTGCAGGAAAAGGATGCCCGCATCCATTATACCGAGCAGGATGGCAACCATACCTGGGGATTCTGGCAAAAGGATCTGCCGCAAGCGTTAGCTTTCTTTTTCGGAATGTAA
- a CDS encoding antibiotic biosynthesis monooxygenase family protein produces the protein MSHIAKTPNPPYYAVIFSSERSEDDNGYEVMGEKMVKLASDQPGFLGVESVRDKNGFGLTISYWESTEAIQNWKEHSLHQLAQQKGKAQWYLRYKTRVCRVERDYGFDRNEDLS, from the coding sequence ATGAGTCACATCGCGAAAACCCCCAACCCTCCTTATTATGCCGTCATTTTTTCCTCGGAACGCAGTGAAGACGACAACGGATACGAGGTCATGGGGGAAAAAATGGTGAAGCTGGCCTCCGATCAGCCGGGATTTTTAGGCGTGGAAAGTGTACGGGATAAAAACGGCTTTGGGTTGACGATTTCTTATTGGGAATCCACAGAAGCCATTCAAAATTGGAAGGAACATTCACTCCATCAACTGGCTCAGCAAAAAGGAAAAGCACAGTGGTATCTTCGATACAAAACCAGAGTGTGTCGGGTCGAAAGGGATTATGGCTTTGACAGAAATGAGGATCTGTCGTAA
- a CDS encoding BrxA/BrxB family bacilliredoxin, with protein sequence MAQDFYIQQMQMMVQPMRDELTRIGFTELTTPEEVEQALEGEGAKGTALIVVNSVCGCAAGLARPAVAHSLNNKKKPDHLFTVFAGQDKEATAKAREYFTGYPPSSPSFALMKDGELVHMVQRHEIEDRSLEEIAANLTSAYDKHC encoded by the coding sequence ATGGCACAAGATTTTTACATTCAACAAATGCAAATGATGGTTCAACCGATGCGGGATGAGCTGACTCGGATCGGTTTTACAGAATTGACTACACCGGAGGAAGTGGAACAAGCCTTGGAAGGCGAGGGCGCCAAGGGGACGGCTCTGATCGTCGTCAATTCGGTCTGCGGATGCGCCGCCGGACTGGCCCGGCCGGCTGTGGCCCACTCTCTCAACAATAAGAAGAAACCGGACCATTTGTTCACTGTGTTTGCGGGACAAGACAAAGAAGCAACGGCAAAAGCCCGGGAATACTTCACCGGCTATCCGCCGTCCTCCCCGTCTTTCGCCTTGATGAAAGACGGAGAGCTGGTACACATGGTGCAGCGTCACGAGATCGAGGATCGTTCGCTGGAAGAGATCGCTGCCAACCTGACCAGCGCTTACGACAAGCATTGCTAA
- a CDS encoding cytochrome C oxidase subunit IV family protein encodes MTHTDHRENTRPRETSGKHIRAFGWMILLTAIAFAAVATEYLPRGLTLTVILVLAAIQTVLQLATFMHLDRRHQLPILFMVSGLGFSVIIAVAIWWLRG; translated from the coding sequence ATGACCCACACCGATCACCGTGAAAACACCAGACCCCGGGAAACCTCCGGAAAGCACATCCGGGCCTTTGGATGGATGATTCTTTTGACAGCGATCGCATTTGCCGCTGTCGCCACCGAGTATCTCCCGAGGGGGCTCACCTTAACCGTCATCCTGGTACTGGCGGCCATCCAAACCGTATTGCAGCTGGCAACCTTCATGCACTTGGATCGACGACACCAGCTTCCCATTCTGTTTATGGTGAGCGGTCTTGGGTTCAGTGTGATCATCGCTGTTGCGATTTGGTGGTTGAGAGGATAA
- a CDS encoding AMP-binding protein, whose protein sequence is MGRAVWFPTEGDIKQSRLGRLMAKVGTESADEFHKRSVQDAAWFWETVEKDLGFVWDRPYRQVLDTSKGIPWARWFVEGGFNVSVNALDRWVEKPSTRHRLALIWEGDNGEVQKWTYRELWTEVNRAARGLRKLGIGEGDRVAIYLPMVVENVVAMLAVARIGAIFTPCFSGYGAEAVATRLRDCEAKVLITADGFLRRGKTVNMKEEADKAAEQSPSVQHVVVVRRLGRQIPAFPRDVDWSNMLSADRTPLTAASTDADHPFMIIYTSGTTGRPKGTVHVHAGFPVKAAFDAGYGMDLDEGSVLFWMTDMGWMMGPWMVFGSLLTGTTMLLFEGTPDYPHPDRMWRLVEDHGVTHLGLSPTVVRALMKHGDEWVKGCHLESLRVFGSTGEPWNPEPWQWLFETVGQKRAPIWNYSGGTEISGGILATNLMKPIAPCSFSGPMPGMDADVVNEQGKSIRREVGELVVRQPWVGMTRGFWRDPDRYEQTYWERFPGVWVHGDWVEVDEDGFWYITGRSDDTLKIAGKRLGPAEMESTLVDHPAVLESATIGVPDADKGEAAVCFVILKAEADEREALRRELMAWVGERMGKALRPRAIHFVRELPKTRNGKILRRAIKAAYTGQDAGDLSSLENPDAIHAVRASHING, encoded by the coding sequence ATGGGTCGAGCCGTTTGGTTTCCAACAGAAGGAGATATCAAACAGTCGCGTCTGGGACGATTGATGGCGAAGGTGGGGACGGAGAGCGCCGATGAGTTCCATAAACGGTCCGTGCAGGATGCGGCCTGGTTTTGGGAGACGGTGGAAAAGGATCTGGGGTTCGTCTGGGATCGTCCCTATCGGCAGGTATTGGACACTTCCAAGGGAATACCATGGGCCCGCTGGTTTGTAGAAGGGGGATTCAACGTTTCGGTGAACGCTCTCGATCGCTGGGTGGAAAAACCCTCTACCCGTCACCGGCTTGCATTGATCTGGGAAGGAGATAACGGAGAGGTGCAGAAATGGACCTACCGGGAACTGTGGACCGAGGTGAACCGGGCCGCCCGCGGCTTGCGGAAGCTGGGAATCGGTGAAGGGGACCGGGTGGCCATTTATTTGCCGATGGTGGTGGAAAATGTGGTTGCCATGCTGGCGGTTGCCCGGATCGGCGCCATCTTTACTCCGTGTTTCTCCGGTTATGGAGCAGAGGCGGTAGCCACTCGTTTGCGGGATTGCGAAGCCAAGGTGCTCATCACCGCCGACGGTTTCCTCCGTCGGGGAAAAACGGTCAACATGAAAGAGGAGGCGGACAAAGCGGCGGAACAGTCTCCCAGCGTCCAACATGTGGTGGTGGTTCGCCGGTTGGGGCGGCAAATTCCCGCCTTTCCCCGCGATGTGGATTGGTCCAATATGCTGTCCGCTGACCGTACACCGCTGACTGCCGCATCTACCGATGCGGATCACCCCTTTATGATCATCTATACCTCCGGCACCACCGGCCGCCCCAAAGGAACGGTTCATGTTCATGCAGGCTTTCCGGTCAAGGCGGCTTTCGACGCCGGGTACGGGATGGATCTGGATGAAGGCAGCGTTCTCTTCTGGATGACGGACATGGGTTGGATGATGGGACCGTGGATGGTGTTTGGCTCGCTGTTGACGGGAACCACCATGTTGCTGTTTGAAGGAACACCGGATTATCCCCATCCGGACCGGATGTGGCGGCTGGTGGAAGACCATGGTGTGACCCATCTGGGGCTCTCCCCGACGGTGGTGCGAGCGCTGATGAAACACGGGGATGAGTGGGTAAAAGGATGTCACCTGGAATCCTTGCGCGTGTTCGGTTCCACTGGGGAACCATGGAATCCGGAGCCGTGGCAGTGGTTGTTTGAAACGGTGGGGCAAAAGCGGGCACCGATCTGGAACTATTCCGGAGGAACAGAGATTTCTGGAGGCATTTTGGCCACCAATCTGATGAAACCCATCGCTCCCTGTTCATTTAGCGGACCCATGCCGGGGATGGATGCAGATGTGGTGAATGAACAGGGGAAAAGCATACGGAGAGAAGTCGGAGAGTTGGTGGTCCGTCAGCCTTGGGTCGGCATGACCCGAGGTTTTTGGCGGGATCCCGACCGTTATGAACAGACGTACTGGGAACGTTTTCCCGGTGTGTGGGTGCATGGAGACTGGGTGGAAGTGGACGAGGACGGGTTCTGGTACATTACCGGCCGTTCCGACGACACGCTGAAAATCGCGGGCAAACGCTTGGGTCCAGCCGAGATGGAATCCACGTTGGTCGATCATCCCGCCGTGCTGGAATCCGCCACGATCGGAGTGCCGGATGCCGATAAAGGGGAAGCAGCTGTCTGTTTTGTCATTTTGAAGGCGGAAGCAGACGAGAGGGAAGCGTTAAGGCGTGAACTGATGGCATGGGTGGGGGAACGGATGGGGAAAGCGCTTCGCCCCCGCGCCATTCATTTTGTCCGGGAGTTGCCCAAGACCCGCAACGGAAAAATCCTGCGCCGAGCGATTAAAGCTGCCTATACGGGCCAAGACGCCGGAGACCTCTCTTCACTGGAAAATCCGGATGCGATCCATGCCGTGCGGGCGTCTCATATCAATGGCTGA
- the ptsG gene encoding glucose-specific PTS transporter subunit IIBC, whose translation MFKKAFAVLQRVGRALMLPVALLPAAGLLLGLGHENVLNIPLMEQAGGVIFDNLPLLFAIGVAIGLAGGEGTAGVAAVVGYLIMNTTMGILANDQGLETVQVLGIDTIQMGVFGGIIMGIVAAYLYNRFHDIQLPPYLGFFGGRRFVPIVTAVTSFLMGIAFFFIWPPIQSVIDTFGTAVTGQNTLLAAFIFGVIERSLIPFGLHHIFYSPIWFEFGTFQNAAGEVFRGDFHRFFGGDPTAGTFMTGKFPFMMFGLPAAALAIYHEARKERKKVVGGIMLSAALTSFLTGITEPIEFSFLFVAPLLFAIHALFAGISFALMDFLGVKAGMTFSGGVIDYLLYWNLSTNSILILPVGAAFAVIYYFGFRFAIRKFNLKTPGREDEDDADDSTEAGKEGELAHDVLDAFGGADNIANLDACITRLRVIVKDAKQVDQDRLKKLGASGVLVYGESIQAIFGTQSDNLKGQIQDIIRGKKPRTTEPVQTKEDGSVRSTDGREEIGAPMKGKILPITKVPDEVFSGKMMGDGFAIEPADGTVVSPVDGKVINVFPTKHAIGIQSDHGIEILIHVGIDTVKMEGEGFDLLIKKGDRVKQGQRLLKVDLDAVKKKAKSTITPIVITNLEEGEKLTLLKDGDVRSGETGIVSIKSED comes from the coding sequence GTGTTCAAAAAGGCTTTTGCTGTGTTACAACGGGTCGGACGGGCTCTGATGCTGCCTGTCGCCCTCTTGCCCGCTGCGGGTTTGTTGCTCGGGCTGGGACATGAAAACGTTCTCAACATTCCGTTGATGGAACAAGCAGGCGGCGTCATTTTTGACAACCTGCCTCTATTGTTTGCAATTGGCGTAGCCATCGGTTTGGCTGGCGGTGAAGGCACCGCCGGTGTCGCCGCAGTGGTGGGTTATCTGATTATGAACACCACCATGGGGATCCTGGCCAATGATCAAGGCTTGGAGACGGTCCAGGTACTGGGCATCGACACCATCCAGATGGGGGTGTTCGGCGGGATTATCATGGGGATTGTAGCCGCGTATCTATATAATCGATTCCATGATATTCAGCTGCCCCCGTATCTCGGCTTTTTTGGGGGACGACGCTTTGTTCCGATCGTTACCGCCGTTACTTCGTTCCTGATGGGAATCGCCTTCTTTTTCATCTGGCCGCCGATTCAGTCGGTCATCGATACCTTCGGCACGGCGGTAACGGGTCAAAATACCTTATTGGCCGCCTTTATCTTCGGCGTCATCGAGCGTTCTCTGATCCCTTTCGGCTTGCATCACATCTTTTACTCACCGATCTGGTTTGAGTTCGGCACCTTTCAAAACGCTGCCGGCGAAGTCTTCCGTGGAGACTTCCATCGCTTCTTCGGCGGAGATCCTACGGCGGGAACCTTTATGACCGGAAAGTTTCCTTTTATGATGTTCGGTCTGCCGGCGGCCGCCTTGGCCATCTACCATGAAGCGCGCAAAGAGAGGAAAAAAGTGGTAGGCGGCATTATGTTGTCCGCTGCCCTCACTTCGTTCCTGACGGGGATTACGGAGCCGATTGAATTTTCGTTCCTGTTCGTCGCGCCGCTGCTGTTTGCCATTCACGCCCTGTTCGCCGGTATCTCTTTCGCCCTGATGGATTTCCTCGGTGTCAAAGCGGGAATGACTTTCTCAGGCGGAGTGATCGACTATCTCCTGTATTGGAACCTGTCCACCAATTCGATTCTGATCCTGCCCGTCGGTGCAGCCTTCGCAGTGATCTACTACTTCGGCTTCCGCTTCGCAATCCGCAAGTTCAATCTGAAAACACCGGGTCGCGAGGATGAAGATGATGCCGACGACAGCACGGAAGCGGGTAAAGAAGGCGAATTGGCCCACGACGTGCTGGACGCTTTCGGCGGCGCAGACAACATCGCCAACCTGGATGCTTGCATCACCCGTCTGCGCGTGATCGTCAAAGATGCGAAACAAGTGGACCAAGACCGCCTCAAAAAGCTGGGGGCCTCGGGTGTACTGGTCTACGGCGAAAGCATCCAGGCTATTTTTGGAACCCAGTCCGATAATCTGAAAGGCCAAATACAGGATATCATCCGCGGTAAAAAACCGCGTACCACGGAACCGGTCCAAACCAAAGAAGATGGAAGCGTCCGGAGCACCGACGGCCGGGAGGAAATCGGCGCCCCGATGAAAGGGAAGATCCTGCCCATCACGAAAGTTCCCGATGAAGTCTTCTCCGGCAAAATGATGGGCGACGGCTTTGCCATTGAACCCGCCGACGGCACCGTCGTCTCCCCTGTGGACGGCAAAGTGATCAACGTCTTCCCCACCAAACACGCCATCGGCATTCAATCCGACCACGGGATCGAGATCCTGATCCACGTCGGGATCGACACCGTCAAGATGGAAGGAGAAGGTTTCGATCTCCTGATCAAAAAGGGCGACCGGGTCAAACAGGGACAACGCCTCCTGAAAGTGGACCTGGATGCCGTGAAGAAAAAAGCCAAATCGACGATCACCCCCATTGTGATCACCAACTTGGAAGAAGGAGAAAAGCTGACCCTTCTCAAAGACGGAGACGTCCGTTCCGGTGAAACAGGAATCGTTTCCATTAAAAGCGAAGACTAA